One window of the Lemur catta isolate mLemCat1 chromosome 6, mLemCat1.pri, whole genome shotgun sequence genome contains the following:
- the FOXRED2 gene encoding LOW QUALITY PROTEIN: FAD-dependent oxidoreductase domain-containing protein 2 (The sequence of the model RefSeq protein was modified relative to this genomic sequence to represent the inferred CDS: deleted 1 base in 1 codon), with amino-acid sequence MGLSAAAPLWGPPGLLLTIALHPALSVRPAKAPASPHRDYCVLGAGPAGLQMAYFLQRAGRDYAVFERAPGPGSFFTRYPRHRKLISINKRFTGKANAEFNLRHDWNSLLSHDPQLLFRHYSRAYFPDARDMVRYLGDFADRLGLHVLYNTTITYVTLDKDRQAWNGHYFILTDQTGQAYQCSVLLVATGLSVPNQVNFPGSEYVEGYESVSVDPEDFVGQNVLILGRGNSAFETAENILGVTNFIHMLSRSRVRLSWATHYVGDLRAINNGLLDTYQLKSLDGLLESDLTDLAILKDREGKFHVTLKFSLEENNTNQSADSITLPQDNHDNFALRVAYDRVIRCLGWNFDFSIFNKSLRLNSGNPFDTKYPLIRASYESKGSRGLFILGTASHSVDYRRSAGGFIHGFRYTARAVHRLLEYRHHGVAWPSTELPITQLTSSIIRRVNEASGLYQMFSVLADVVLLKENATAFEYLEEFPMLMLPQLETLTGRNARHGLFVINMEYGKNFSGPDKDVFFHDRSVGHTEDAWQSNFLHPVIYYYRQLPTEQEVTFRPAHWPLPRPAAIHHIVEDFLTDWTAPVGHILPLRRFLENCLDTDLRSFYAESCFLFALTRQKLPPFCQQGYLRMQGLASTESLRQHGVKSRLLRDYAAVGRHLEDSSQRPGDRGPVGAPPDPGPPVQSLDSNKEEL; translated from the exons ATGGGCCTCTCCGCCGCGGCCCCGCTGTGGGGCCCCCCGGGGCTGCTCCTCACCATCGCCCTGCACCCGGCGCTGTCCGTGCGCCCCGCCAAGGCCCCCGCGAGCCCGCACCGGGACTACTGCGTGCTGGGCGCCGGGCCCGCGGGCCTGCAGATGGCCTACTTCCTGCAGCGGGCCGGCAGGGACTACGCCGTGTTCGAACGCGCGCCGGGGCCGGGCAGCTTCTTCACTCGCTAC CCCCGGCACCGCAAGCTCATCAGCATCAACAAGCGGTTCACGGGCAAGGCCAACGCCGAGTTCAACCTCCGCCACGACTGGAACTCTCTGCTCAGCCACGACCCCCAGCTGCTCTTCAGACACTACTCGCGGGCCTACTTCCCCGACGCCCGCGACATGGTGCGCTACCTGGGCGACTTCGCGGACAGGCTGGGGCTCCACGTGCTGTACAACACCACCATCACCTACGTCACTCTGGACAAGGATCGACAGGCCTGGAATGGCCACTACTTCATCCTGACCGACCAGACGGGCCAGGCGTACCAGTGCAG TGTCCTTCTTGTAGCCACTGGTTTGTCAGTCCCCAACCAAGTTAACTTCCCTGGCTCCGAATATGTGGAAGGTTATGAGTCCGTGTCTGTGGACCCCGAGGACTTTGTGGGTCAGAATGTGCTGATCCTGGGCCGTGGGAACTCAGCCTTTGAGACGGCAGAGAACATCTTGGGGGTCACAAACTTTATCCACATGCTGAGCCGCTCCCGGGTCCGGCTGTCCTGGGCCACCCACTACGTTGGAGACCTCAG AGCCATCAACAATGGCCTGCTGGACACCTACCAGCTGAAGTCCCTGGACGGGCTGCTCGAGTCTGACCTGACAGATCTGGCCATCCTGAAGGACCGCGAAGGCAAGTTCCACGTCACCTTGAAATTCTCCCTGGAGGAAAACAACACCAACCAGAGTGCTGACTCCATCACCCTCCCCCAGGACAACCATGACAACTTTGCCCTGCGTGTGGCCTATGACCGGGTCATCCGCTGCCTGGGCTGGAACTttgatttctccattttcaatAA GTCCCTCAGACTCAATTCGGGGAATCCATTCGACACGAAGTACCCACTGATCCGAGCCAGCTATGAGTCCAAAGGGAGCCGGGGTCTTTTTATCCTGGGTACTGCCAGCCACTCGGTGGACTACAGGAGATCTGCTGGGGGCTTCATCCACGGATTCCGGTACACAG CGCGGGCCGTCCACCGGCTCCTGGAGTACCGCCACCACGGCGTCGCCTGGCCCTCCACCGAGCTCCCCATCACACAGCTGACCAGCTCCATCATCCGGCGCGTGAACGAGGCTTCTGGGCTCTACCAGATGTTCAGCGTGCTGGCCGATGTCGTCCTGTTGAAGGA GAATGCCACCGCCTTCGAGTACCTGGAGGAGTTCCCCATGCTGATGCTGCCCCAGCTGGAGACCCTCACAGGGAGGAACGCAAGGCATGGGCTCTTCGTCATCAACATGGAATATGGCAAAAATTTCTCTGGACCTGACAAGGATGTCTTTTTTCACGACCGGTCTGTGGGGCACACGGAAGACGCCTGGCAGTCTAACTTCCTGCATCCTGTCATCTACTACTACAGACAGCTCCCCACCG AACAGGAGGTGACATTCCGCCCTGCGCACTGGCCCCTGCCTCGGCCCGCGGCCATCCACCACATCGTGGAAGACTTCCTGACAGACTGGACCGCCCCCGTTGGGCACATTCTCCCTCTGAGGCGCTTCCTGGAGAACTGTTTGGACACGGATTTACGAAGCTTCTATGCAG agTCCTGTTTCCTGTTCGCCCTAACGCGCCAGAAGCTGCCACCCTTTTGCCAGCAGGGGTACCTGAGAATGCAGGGGCTCGCAAGTACTGAGAGCCTTCGGCAGCACGGAGTGAAGAGCAGGCTCCTCCGGGACTATGCTGCCGTGGGCAGGCACCTGGAGGACAGCAGCCAGCGGCCTGGTGACCGTGGGCCCGTAGGTGCCCCCCCGGATCCAGGGCCTCCAGTCCAGTCCCTTGACAGCAACAAGGAGGAGCTCTGA